A portion of the Natronococcus sp. AD-5 genome contains these proteins:
- a CDS encoding FAD-dependent oxidoreductase produces MNSRTDVLVIGGGATGAGVARDLALRDVEVTLVERDGLSAGTSGRSHGLLHSGARYAEADRPEARACLEESRILKEIAGVCVRDTRGLFVQLSEDDPDYFEAKRAACEEVGISTEVVDGESVRAEIPDLTDDVERAMWVPDGVVLPSRLVAANAADARDHGAEVLTRAPVTGMRRENGRVTEVDLGGEVDETIEPTYVVNAAGPYAASIAEMVDATVTLHPTKGVMVSVEYDRLEPVLNRCRDPDDGDIIVPHDDEVVLGTTSVPVDDPEEYERADWEVERSVEECAKMLPPVADAARLRTWWGVRPLYEPEEAALDERGISRGFHLLEHDDEGVDNIASIVGGKLTTYRKMAEATADLVCDRLDVDADCETATRRLPGADDPEQVDEFVAEFDGQGPTDEDLIGR; encoded by the coding sequence ATGAACAGCCGGACCGACGTTCTCGTCATCGGCGGCGGCGCAACCGGGGCCGGGGTCGCCAGGGACCTCGCGCTCCGAGACGTCGAGGTAACGCTCGTCGAACGCGACGGACTCTCGGCCGGCACCTCGGGGCGATCGCACGGGCTGCTCCACAGCGGCGCGCGCTACGCCGAGGCCGACCGGCCGGAGGCGCGAGCCTGTCTCGAGGAGAGTCGGATTCTGAAGGAAATCGCCGGCGTCTGCGTTCGCGATACGCGCGGCCTGTTCGTCCAGCTATCCGAGGACGATCCGGACTACTTCGAGGCGAAGCGCGCGGCCTGCGAGGAGGTCGGCATTTCGACCGAGGTCGTCGACGGCGAGTCGGTTCGCGCCGAGATCCCCGACCTCACCGACGACGTCGAGCGGGCGATGTGGGTTCCCGACGGCGTCGTCCTCCCGTCTCGGCTGGTCGCGGCGAACGCGGCCGACGCGCGCGATCACGGCGCGGAGGTTTTGACCCGCGCGCCGGTGACGGGGATGCGCCGCGAGAACGGCCGCGTCACCGAGGTCGACCTCGGGGGCGAGGTCGACGAGACGATCGAACCGACCTACGTCGTCAACGCCGCCGGTCCCTACGCGGCGTCGATTGCGGAGATGGTCGATGCGACCGTCACCCTCCACCCGACCAAGGGCGTCATGGTTTCGGTCGAGTACGATCGGCTCGAGCCGGTGCTCAACCGCTGTCGCGACCCCGACGACGGCGACATCATCGTCCCGCACGACGACGAGGTCGTCCTCGGGACGACGAGCGTGCCGGTTGACGATCCGGAGGAGTACGAGCGAGCCGACTGGGAGGTCGAGCGCTCGGTCGAAGAGTGTGCGAAGATGCTGCCGCCGGTCGCCGACGCCGCCCGCCTCCGGACCTGGTGGGGCGTCCGCCCGCTCTACGAGCCCGAGGAGGCCGCGCTCGACGAGCGCGGGATCTCGCGGGGCTTCCACCTGCTCGAGCACGACGACGAGGGCGTGGACAACATCGCCAGCATCGTCGGCGGGAAGCTCACGACCTACCGGAAGATGGCCGAAGCGACGGCGGACCTGGTCTGTGATCGGCTCGACGTCGACGCCGACTGCGAGACGGCGACGCGACGGCTCCCCGGCGCGGACGATCCGGAGCAGGTCGACGAATTCGTCGCGGAGTTCGACGGCCAGGGGCCGACGGACGAGGATCTGATCGGTCGCTGA
- a CDS encoding universal stress protein has protein sequence MYQDVLVPTDGSDGTRRAIAHALTIADRFDATVHALSIVPQGPLGTLEEPDATDTAHRAVERVESEARRNGTAVTTAIERGVPHEEILAYVEDNGIDIVVMGTQGRTGLDRVLVGSVAERVVRLADVPVVTVRLTDQLQLEDPAEAERLARERAEADGYEVVSLRDEPHRTSASWTVALETASGPISVEVDAVTADARITTSD, from the coding sequence ATGTACCAGGACGTCCTCGTCCCGACGGACGGGAGCGACGGGACCCGACGAGCGATCGCTCACGCCCTCACGATCGCCGACCGCTTCGACGCGACGGTGCACGCGCTGTCGATCGTTCCGCAGGGGCCGCTCGGCACCCTCGAAGAACCGGACGCGACCGATACCGCACACCGGGCCGTCGAGCGCGTCGAGTCCGAGGCCAGGCGAAACGGAACCGCGGTCACCACCGCGATCGAGCGCGGCGTCCCGCACGAAGAGATACTCGCCTACGTCGAGGACAACGGGATCGACATCGTCGTCATGGGAACGCAGGGTCGAACGGGACTGGATCGAGTGCTGGTCGGAAGCGTGGCGGAGCGCGTCGTTCGCCTGGCCGACGTCCCGGTCGTCACCGTCCGGCTGACCGACCAACTCCAGCTCGAGGATCCCGCGGAAGCCGAGCGGCTCGCCCGCGAACGAGCCGAAGCGGACGGCTACGAGGTCGTCTCGCTTCGCGACGAGCCACACCGGACGAGCGCGTCGTGGACCGTGGCGCTCGAGACGGCCAGCGGTCCGATCTCCGTGGAGGTCGACGCGGTCACGGCTGACGCTCGGATCACGACGTCCGACTGA
- a CDS encoding cation:proton antiporter, translating into MALELYDVGLILVGIVLFGVSILPRFVSDRAISLPIFFVSFGLLAFGLPTGLPAPDPLEQGILTERLAEFGVIIALMAVGLKIDRPPGLRAWVSTWRLLAIAMPLSIAGAALLGWWYVGLFLPTAVLLGACIAPTDPVLASEVQVADPGDGPNGAGPVDGSDEIDRENEVRFALSSEAGLNDGFAFPFTNLALALALVGIAPGNWAGEWLLIDVVYRIVVGAVLGVALGWVVARLVFLTNPETQIAKSVQGLEAVAGTLLVYGTTELAGAYGFIAVFVAAVMIRDYERSHDYNEALHEISELAEQTAMAVIMLFFGGAIAGGLLEPLTLEAIVAAVAIVFVVRPVAGIASLLGFDRGWAERGTIAFFGIRGIGSFYYLAHGLNEGAFTDADLLWALVGAVILLSIFVHGVTATPVVNRIAR; encoded by the coding sequence ATGGCTCTCGAGTTGTACGACGTCGGCCTGATCCTCGTCGGGATCGTACTGTTCGGCGTTTCGATCCTGCCGCGATTCGTCTCCGACAGGGCGATTTCGCTTCCCATTTTCTTCGTCTCGTTCGGTCTGCTCGCGTTCGGACTCCCGACCGGGTTGCCGGCGCCGGATCCGCTCGAGCAGGGAATCCTCACCGAACGGCTCGCGGAGTTCGGCGTCATCATCGCACTGATGGCGGTCGGACTGAAGATCGACCGGCCGCCGGGGCTGCGCGCGTGGGTATCGACCTGGCGGCTCCTCGCGATCGCGATGCCGCTGTCGATCGCCGGCGCGGCACTGCTCGGCTGGTGGTACGTCGGCCTGTTCCTCCCGACGGCGGTCCTACTCGGCGCGTGTATCGCGCCGACCGACCCGGTGCTCGCCTCGGAGGTCCAGGTCGCCGACCCCGGCGACGGACCCAACGGCGCCGGCCCGGTGGACGGGTCGGACGAGATCGATCGCGAGAACGAGGTTCGGTTCGCGCTCTCCTCCGAAGCCGGGCTGAACGACGGGTTCGCGTTTCCGTTTACCAACCTGGCGCTCGCGCTCGCGCTCGTCGGGATCGCGCCCGGCAACTGGGCCGGCGAGTGGCTCCTGATCGACGTCGTCTACAGGATCGTCGTCGGCGCCGTCCTCGGCGTCGCGCTCGGCTGGGTGGTCGCCCGGCTCGTCTTCCTGACGAACCCCGAGACGCAGATCGCGAAGTCGGTCCAGGGGCTCGAGGCGGTCGCCGGAACGCTGTTGGTCTACGGAACCACGGAGCTCGCCGGCGCCTACGGGTTCATCGCCGTCTTCGTCGCCGCGGTGATGATCCGCGACTACGAGCGGTCGCACGACTACAACGAGGCGCTCCACGAGATCAGTGAACTGGCGGAGCAGACGGCGATGGCGGTCATCATGTTATTCTTCGGCGGCGCGATCGCCGGCGGACTCCTCGAGCCGCTGACGCTCGAGGCGATCGTCGCCGCGGTGGCGATCGTCTTCGTCGTCCGTCCCGTCGCCGGGATCGCGTCGCTGCTCGGTTTCGATCGAGGATGGGCCGAACGAGGAACGATCGCCTTCTTTGGGATCCGCGGGATCGGCTCGTTCTACTACCTCGCCCACGGCCTGAACGAGGGCGCGTTCACCGACGCCGACCTGCTGTGGGCACTGGTCGGGGCGGTAATCCTGCTCTCGATCTTCGTCCACGGCGTTACGGCGACGCCGGTCGTGAATCGAATCGCCCGCTGA
- a CDS encoding long-chain-fatty-acid--CoA ligase, with protein MTNLVNHVAETVREHGDDAAIGFRGEETSYEEFWGQTGAFAAALEERGIGADDRIALYLPNVPPFVIAFHGTLRAGGVVVPMNPQYKAREIGHLLADSEAKVVVALADLVPFVEEVRDDTDVEHVVSVGERSSPGSETSSHDVGGGADGATPFEEFLGRGAPDVVDRDDDDVAVQPYTSGTTGQPKGVQLTHRNLESNTSMADELIPDGIRPGDKQLGVLPLFHIYGMTVVMNATLFGGGTYYAVPQWDAQEAVSIIEEQELTLMHGVPAMYNDVINQPNAEEFDLSSLRLCGVGGAGIPVEVLRRFEELYDVQLYEGYGLTETSPITHFNGPIEGRRVGSIGKTVPGVDSRVVDEDFEVVPPVERGPIDEENADLTDITGEIVVSGPNVMKGYYGLPEATEEAFTEADGRPWFHTGDLGYHDEDGFFYVVDREKHMIVTGGYNVYPREVEELLFEHEAVADAAVAGIPDERRGETVKAYVVPTPDADVEPDEIKEYCLTNLAEYKHPREVEFVEELPRTTTGKVQKFKLREREDAETEAE; from the coding sequence ATGACAAACCTTGTCAATCACGTCGCGGAGACCGTTCGGGAGCACGGTGACGACGCCGCGATCGGGTTCCGGGGGGAGGAGACGAGCTACGAGGAGTTCTGGGGCCAGACCGGCGCGTTCGCCGCCGCACTCGAGGAGCGGGGAATCGGCGCGGACGACCGGATTGCGCTCTATCTGCCGAACGTGCCGCCGTTCGTGATCGCGTTCCACGGGACGCTGCGAGCCGGCGGGGTCGTCGTCCCGATGAACCCGCAGTACAAGGCCCGCGAGATCGGCCACCTGCTCGCCGACAGCGAGGCGAAGGTCGTCGTCGCGCTGGCCGATCTCGTCCCGTTCGTCGAGGAGGTCCGGGACGACACCGACGTCGAACACGTCGTGAGCGTCGGTGAGCGAAGCTCACCGGGCAGTGAGACGTCGTCTCACGACGTCGGCGGCGGCGCCGACGGCGCGACGCCGTTCGAGGAATTCCTGGGACGCGGCGCGCCCGACGTCGTCGACCGCGACGACGACGACGTCGCGGTCCAGCCGTACACCAGCGGGACGACCGGCCAGCCGAAGGGGGTACAGCTGACCCACCGGAATCTCGAGTCCAACACTTCGATGGCGGACGAACTCATTCCCGACGGGATCCGGCCGGGCGATAAACAGCTCGGCGTGCTGCCGCTGTTTCACATCTACGGGATGACCGTCGTGATGAACGCGACGCTGTTCGGCGGCGGCACCTACTACGCGGTCCCGCAGTGGGACGCCCAGGAGGCCGTCTCGATCATCGAAGAGCAGGAGCTGACGCTGATGCACGGCGTCCCGGCGATGTACAACGACGTTATCAACCAGCCGAACGCCGAGGAGTTCGACCTCTCCTCGCTGCGGCTTTGCGGGGTCGGCGGCGCCGGCATCCCCGTCGAGGTTCTCCGGCGCTTCGAGGAGCTCTACGACGTCCAACTCTACGAGGGGTACGGACTGACCGAGACGAGTCCGATCACGCACTTCAACGGTCCGATCGAGGGGCGACGCGTCGGCAGCATCGGAAAGACGGTTCCCGGCGTCGATTCGCGGGTCGTCGACGAGGACTTCGAGGTCGTCCCGCCGGTCGAGCGGGGTCCGATAGACGAAGAGAACGCGGATCTCACCGATATTACCGGGGAAATAGTCGTCTCGGGACCGAACGTGATGAAGGGCTACTACGGGCTCCCGGAGGCGACCGAGGAGGCGTTCACCGAGGCCGACGGCCGGCCCTGGTTCCACACCGGCGACCTCGGCTACCACGACGAGGACGGATTTTTCTACGTCGTCGACCGCGAGAAGCACATGATCGTCACCGGCGGCTACAACGTCTACCCGCGAGAAGTCGAGGAATTACTCTTCGAACACGAGGCCGTCGCCGACGCCGCCGTGGCTGGGATCCCAGACGAGCGCCGGGGTGAGACCGTCAAGGCGTACGTCGTCCCGACGCCCGACGCCGACGTCGAGCCCGACGAGATCAAGGAGTACTGCCTGACGAACCTCGCGGAGTACAAACACCCCCGCGAGGTCGAGTTCGTCGAGGAGCTGCCCCGAACGACGACGGGGAAGGTTCAGAAGTTCAAACTACGCGAGCGGGAGGACGCGGAGACGGAGGCCGAATAA
- a CDS encoding DUF7344 domain-containing protein — translation MSLQTDRPPHPADDPPTDARSTDTDAATLPDDDIFHILQTNRRRDAIRFLLEKDDTVKMRDVAEYVAARENDTTVAELTSTERQRVYIPLYQSHLPKLDKEGIIEYNKSRGIVRPTEKLELFRPYLELREADESEDGRGRLRALRRRSIVLAVASASLLLSSAIGVYAAISALETNPTLALAVGALAIPGMVLGTAATAVLALAVGKNYASSLVSNEPTDGRSLK, via the coding sequence ATGTCCCTCCAAACAGACCGCCCTCCACACCCCGCAGACGACCCCCCCACCGACGCGCGGAGTACCGACACGGATGCAGCGACGCTCCCGGACGACGACATCTTCCACATTCTGCAGACGAACCGTCGTCGAGACGCGATCCGGTTCCTCCTCGAGAAGGACGACACCGTCAAGATGCGCGACGTCGCCGAGTACGTCGCCGCCCGGGAGAACGACACGACCGTCGCGGAACTGACCTCGACGGAGCGACAGCGCGTCTACATCCCGCTGTATCAATCGCACCTCCCGAAACTCGACAAGGAAGGTATCATCGAGTACAACAAGTCCCGCGGAATCGTCCGTCCGACGGAGAAACTCGAACTCTTCCGTCCGTACCTCGAGTTGCGAGAGGCCGACGAGTCCGAGGACGGCCGCGGGCGGTTACGCGCACTGCGACGGCGCTCCATCGTCCTCGCCGTCGCGAGCGCCAGTCTGCTGCTGTCCTCCGCGATCGGCGTTTACGCCGCGATCAGCGCGCTCGAGACGAATCCGACCCTCGCCCTCGCGGTCGGAGCGCTCGCGATTCCCGGGATGGTTCTCGGCACGGCCGCCACCGCGGTGCTCGCGCTCGCGGTCGGGAAGAACTACGCGTCCTCGCTCGTCTCGAACGAGCCGACCGACGGACGATCGCTAAAATAA